A genomic window from Salvia miltiorrhiza cultivar Shanhuang (shh) chromosome 5, IMPLAD_Smil_shh, whole genome shotgun sequence includes:
- the LOC131026042 gene encoding uncharacterized protein LOC131026042, with the protein MAGFAVVSEDERNKYRLSVMCPVELSVSENFNVNSFKKHDTVLGVLTPPNFLPPPNDGIVTYSGLGYDAKSGDLKVIRRYVQHYIRKIDETDGATGYHGCKSHTELYSSKDNEWKKIKHAVGCVAAGVGVSVEETGSCYWVVRVDPSEQKIKEYLERHSITDPSALHVLSFDFATDSFELIPLPATTIRAYFLLCKVRGSIGALAYWKSCSSELCIKAFVLEGTSWGVLCDDIPPLGDVERPLGLKDDRWLFVEAKASDSGQLMVYDLSEKESKKLNIYDYPVRMRGISYDAESTDPPLPCSTPISDYYLSKVRSGKGKEKSMEGKVKKMSRGMKGKEKSMEGKVKKMRRGMKGKEKSMEGKVKKMSRGMKVLNM; encoded by the exons ATGGCTGGGTTTGCTGTTGTTAGTGAAGATGAAAGAAACAAGTATCGTTTATCAGTTATGTGTCCAGTAGAGCTGTCTGTATCTGAAAATTTCAACGTTAATTCCTTTAAAAAGCATGATACAGTTCTTGGTG TCCTTACTCCGCCCAATTTCTTACCCCCTCCAAATGATGGCATTGTGACATATAGTGGTCTGGGCTATGATGCTAAATCTGGAGACTTAAAGGTGATAAGACGATATGTTCAACATTATATACGTAAAATTGATGAAACAGATGGAGCAACTGGTTATCATGGTTGCAAGTCTCACACTGAGTTGTATTCGTCGAAAGATAATGAGTGGAAGAAGATTAAGCATGCTGTTGGTTGTGTCGCCGCTGGTGTTGGTGTTTCTGTTGAGGAGACTGGGAGTTGTTATTGGGTAGTAAGGGTTGACCCCTCGGAACAAAAGATAAAAGAGTACCTCGAGAGGCACTCGATTACTGACCCGTCGGCTCTTCATGTTCTGTCATTTGATTTTGCTACTGATAGCTTCGAACTCATCCCTTTACCAGCCACAACCATCAGAGCTTACTTTTTACTTTGTAAGGTTCGTGGTTCGATAGGTGCTCTTGCCTATTGGAAGTCTTGTTCTTCTGAGTTGTGTATTAAGGCTTTTGTACTGGAAGGAACATCGTGGGGTGTATTATGTGATGATATCCCCCCACTTGGTGATGTGGAGAGACCCTTGGGTTTAAAAGATGATCGCTGGTTGTTTGTTGAAGCAAAAGCGAGTGATAGTGGGCAGCTTATGGTTTATGATTTGTCTGAAAAAGAGTCCAAGAAACTCAATATCTACGACTATCCCGTACGCATGCGTGGTATTTCTTATGACGCCGAGAGCACAGATCCACCACTGCCATGTTCTACACCAATAAGTGACTATTATCTGTCCAAGGTGAGGAGCGGTAAGGGGAAGGAGAAGAGCATGGAGGGGAAGGTGAAGAAGATGAGCCGCGGGATGAAAGGGAAGGAGAAGAGCATGGA GGGGAAGGTGAAGAAGATGAGGCGCGGGATGAAAGGGAAGGAGAAGAGCATGGAGGGGAAGGTGAAGAAGATGAGCCGCGGGATGAAAGTACTTAATATGTAA